A single window of Microbispora hainanensis DNA harbors:
- a CDS encoding NAD(P)H-binding protein, protein MIVVTGATGNVGRTLVRALAEAGERLTAVSRGTAPVNLPGGTRHVRADLAAPETLRPAFDGAEALFLHDGGTGGVGLDPRAILDVAGAAGVRRVVLLSSQGVVTRPESQSHGGVMRAAEEAVRESGLAWTILRPGVFASNAYAWAESVRAERTVAAPFGDVGIPVIDPADIAEVAAVALRGDEHVGHVYTLNGPAAVTPRQQAEAIGAALGEPVRFEELTRAEAHALMSTFIPEPAVETSLAVLGEPNAAELRLSPDVEHVLGRAPRSFAEWARGNVDAFR, encoded by the coding sequence ATGATCGTGGTGACGGGTGCGACCGGGAACGTCGGTCGTACGCTGGTGCGGGCCTTGGCGGAGGCAGGGGAGAGGCTGACGGCGGTGTCGAGGGGGACGGCCCCGGTGAACCTGCCGGGAGGGACCAGGCACGTCCGGGCCGACCTGGCCGCACCGGAGACCCTGCGGCCCGCCTTCGACGGTGCCGAGGCTCTGTTCCTGCACGACGGCGGCACGGGCGGCGTCGGGCTCGACCCGCGAGCCATCCTGGACGTGGCCGGGGCCGCCGGAGTCCGGCGGGTGGTGCTGCTCTCCTCGCAAGGCGTGGTGACCAGGCCGGAGTCGCAGTCGCACGGCGGTGTCATGCGGGCGGCCGAGGAGGCGGTGCGCGAGTCGGGCCTGGCCTGGACGATCCTGCGGCCCGGCGTCTTCGCGTCCAACGCCTACGCCTGGGCGGAGTCGGTACGGGCCGAGCGGACGGTCGCCGCGCCGTTCGGCGACGTCGGGATCCCCGTGATCGACCCGGCGGACATCGCGGAGGTCGCGGCCGTGGCCCTGCGCGGGGACGAACACGTGGGCCATGTCTACACGTTGAACGGGCCGGCGGCCGTCACACCCCGGCAGCAGGCGGAGGCGATCGGCGCGGCCCTCGGGGAGCCCGTGCGTTTCGAGGAGCTGACGCGGGCGGAGGCGCACGCGCTGATGTCCACGTTCATACCGGAGCCGGCCGTGGAGACCTCGCTGGCCGTGCTCGGCGAGCCCAACGCGGCCGAACTCCGGCTCAGCCCGGACGTCGAGCATGTGCTGGGCCGGGCGCCCCGCTCGTTCGCCGAGTGGGCCCGCGGCAACGTCGACGCCTTCCGGTGA
- a CDS encoding biotin transporter BioY → MTDEQSPRGRRFPAADIARVSVFAALIAVLGMPGALNIFGDAVPITLQTLGVMLAGAILGTWRSALAIVVLLVLVAAGLPLLAGGRGGLGVFTGPSAGFLIGWLPGAAVTGWIVERGGRTPSTVRLVAACLAGGVGVVYLFGIPVQALVTGLSLGKTALLSAVFLPGDVAKAVLASIVARGTQRAYPDAVPAVHRERLRAGGR, encoded by the coding sequence GTGACAGATGAACAGAGTCCGCGTGGGCGGCGCTTCCCCGCGGCCGACATCGCCAGGGTCAGCGTCTTCGCCGCGCTGATCGCCGTGCTCGGCATGCCGGGCGCGCTGAACATCTTCGGCGACGCGGTGCCGATCACGTTGCAGACGCTCGGCGTCATGCTCGCCGGGGCGATCCTCGGCACGTGGCGGTCCGCCCTCGCCATCGTGGTCCTGCTCGTGCTGGTCGCCGCGGGGCTGCCCCTGCTGGCCGGCGGACGCGGCGGGCTCGGCGTCTTCACCGGGCCTTCGGCCGGCTTCCTGATCGGCTGGCTTCCCGGCGCGGCCGTGACCGGTTGGATCGTCGAACGCGGCGGGCGCACGCCGTCCACGGTGCGGCTGGTGGCCGCCTGCCTGGCCGGCGGCGTCGGCGTGGTCTACCTGTTCGGCATCCCCGTGCAGGCCCTGGTCACCGGGCTGTCCCTGGGCAAGACGGCGCTGCTCAGCGCCGTCTTCCTGCCCGGCGACGTGGCCAAGGCGGTGCTCGCGTCGATCGTGGCGCGGGGCACCCAGCGGGCCTACCCCGACGCGGTTCCCGCGGTGCACCGCGAGCGGCTGCGGGCGGGCGGGCGGTGA
- a CDS encoding AMP-binding protein: MPVAAQVLRHASTTPGRIAVSGPGGDLGYAELAARAGRAARALAGQGVGRGALVAVAQADPVALLVAVLAADLVGATPLLCDPAWSEERRAQVMAAVPVAARFDDPLPEADGPPVEHRPAPDDLTWACFSSGSTGRPRAVVRGRASWTVSFAHLDALTGIGPDDVVLIPGPLVSSLYGFAAVHTLAAGATAVVPGRWAPGGLAEQMRRATAVHVVPHRLPAVLDALEAAGGPLRTAVVGGAALDAAARTRAVEAGVRVVSYYGATELSFVAVDADGSGLRPFPGVEIDVRVPPGQALGEVWVRSPWLCEGYLAGATGPLRSDDGGWMTVGDLAEPHRPGEILRLRGRGDGAIQTGGATVVPEDVEEVLRKVPGVDDVVVVGTPHLYLGAVVTAVVEGDDVARDALEAAARAELDPAQRPRRWYAAASLPRTPAGKPARGLLATRLAAGGDPGLRRLT; the protein is encoded by the coding sequence GTGCCGGTAGCCGCCCAGGTCCTGCGGCACGCCTCCACCACCCCCGGCCGGATCGCGGTGTCCGGCCCGGGCGGCGACCTCGGCTACGCCGAGCTCGCCGCCCGGGCCGGTCGTGCCGCCCGCGCCCTGGCCGGCCAGGGTGTCGGGCGCGGCGCGCTCGTCGCGGTCGCCCAGGCCGACCCGGTGGCCCTGCTCGTCGCCGTGCTCGCCGCCGACCTGGTGGGAGCCACGCCGCTGCTGTGCGACCCCGCCTGGAGCGAGGAACGGCGGGCGCAGGTCATGGCCGCGGTGCCGGTCGCCGCCCGCTTCGACGACCCCCTGCCGGAGGCGGACGGCCCGCCCGTGGAGCACCGCCCCGCGCCGGACGACCTCACCTGGGCCTGCTTCAGCTCCGGCAGCACCGGCAGGCCCCGTGCCGTGGTGCGCGGCCGGGCCTCGTGGACCGTGTCGTTCGCCCACCTGGACGCGCTGACCGGGATCGGCCCGGACGACGTCGTGCTGATCCCCGGCCCGCTGGTCTCCTCCCTGTACGGCTTCGCCGCCGTGCACACGCTGGCCGCGGGAGCGACGGCCGTGGTGCCCGGCCGATGGGCGCCCGGCGGGCTGGCTGAGCAGATGCGGAGGGCCACCGCGGTCCACGTGGTGCCCCATCGCCTGCCTGCCGTACTGGACGCCCTGGAGGCGGCCGGAGGCCCGCTGCGTACCGCCGTGGTCGGAGGGGCCGCCCTCGACGCCGCCGCCAGGACCCGGGCGGTGGAGGCCGGAGTGCGTGTGGTGTCCTATTACGGCGCGACCGAGCTGTCGTTCGTCGCCGTGGACGCCGACGGCTCCGGGCTGCGGCCGTTCCCCGGCGTGGAGATCGACGTCAGGGTGCCGCCCGGACAGGCTCTGGGCGAGGTGTGGGTGCGCTCCCCGTGGCTCTGCGAGGGTTACCTGGCCGGTGCGACCGGCCCTCTGCGGAGTGACGACGGCGGCTGGATGACCGTCGGCGACCTCGCGGAGCCGCACCGGCCCGGTGAGATCCTGCGGCTGCGCGGGCGGGGCGACGGCGCGATCCAGACCGGCGGCGCCACGGTGGTGCCGGAGGACGTCGAGGAGGTGCTGAGGAAGGTGCCGGGAGTGGACGACGTGGTCGTGGTCGGCACGCCGCACCTTTACTTGGGCGCCGTGGTCACCGCGGTCGTCGAGGGCGACGACGTGGCGAGGGACGCACTGGAGGCGGCGGCGCGGGCCGAGCTCGACCCGGCGCAGCGGCCCCGGCGCTGGTATGCCGCCGCGTCCTTGCCCCGGACCCCCGCGGGCAAGCCGGCCCGCGGCCTCCTCGCCACCCGTCTGGCGGCCGGCGGCGACCCCGGCCTGAGGCGGCTCACCTGA
- a CDS encoding thiolase family protein: MDEHAAVVAARRTPIGTAGHAFRGLTAERLAAPVIETVVRDVAHLGVPVDDVVLGNCTGPGGNLARVCALAAGMGHEVPGVTVDRQCGSGLAAILLAAQAVRCGDADLVVAGGVESASTAPLRVHRREGEPGVPYERAPFAPEGHPDPDMGPAAEALAAARGVTRERQDAYACRSHARALAAREAGRFAREIVPIGGRVDDQRPRVLRPESLARLPAAFVPGGTVTAGNSSPVSDGAAAVAVVPERLRAAAGLPGLRLLAGAVAGCDPELPGWGPVPAVRRVLRRTGTDLERVAAVEVVEAFAAQVLAVTDALGLDPLGSDSERVCADGGALALGHPWGASGAVVVTRLFSRLVGAPPGTLGLAAVAVGGGLGIAALFEVV; the protein is encoded by the coding sequence ATGGACGAGCACGCGGCCGTCGTGGCGGCCCGCCGCACCCCCATCGGCACCGCCGGGCACGCGTTCCGGGGCCTGACGGCAGAGCGGCTCGCCGCGCCCGTCATCGAGACGGTCGTCCGCGACGTGGCGCACCTCGGCGTCCCCGTGGACGACGTGGTGCTGGGCAACTGCACCGGACCCGGAGGCAACCTCGCCCGCGTCTGCGCGCTGGCCGCCGGGATGGGGCACGAGGTGCCCGGCGTCACCGTCGACCGGCAGTGCGGCAGCGGCCTCGCCGCGATCCTGCTGGCCGCCCAGGCGGTGCGCTGCGGCGACGCGGACCTGGTCGTCGCCGGGGGCGTCGAGAGCGCCTCCACCGCGCCGCTGCGGGTTCACCGGCGGGAGGGCGAGCCGGGCGTGCCGTACGAGCGGGCGCCGTTCGCCCCGGAGGGGCACCCCGACCCGGACATGGGCCCGGCCGCCGAGGCGCTCGCCGCCGCGCGCGGCGTCACCAGGGAACGCCAGGACGCGTACGCCTGCCGGAGCCACGCGCGGGCGCTGGCCGCGCGGGAGGCCGGGCGCTTCGCCCGCGAGATCGTCCCGATCGGCGGGCGCGTGGACGACCAGCGCCCGCGCGTGCTGCGGCCGGAGTCGCTGGCCCGGCTGCCCGCCGCGTTCGTGCCGGGGGGCACGGTGACGGCCGGCAACTCCTCCCCGGTGAGCGACGGCGCCGCGGCCGTCGCGGTCGTGCCCGAGCGGCTGCGCGCCGCGGCCGGACTGCCCGGCCTGCGGCTGCTGGCGGGCGCCGTCGCCGGCTGCGACCCCGAGCTGCCCGGGTGGGGACCCGTGCCCGCCGTACGGCGAGTGCTGCGGCGGACCGGAACGGACCTGGAGAGGGTGGCGGCGGTGGAGGTCGTGGAGGCGTTCGCGGCGCAGGTGCTCGCGGTCACCGACGCGCTCGGCCTCGATCCCCTGGGGTCCGACTCCGAGCGGGTGTGCGCCGACGGCGGCGCGCTCGCCCTCGGTCACCCCTGGGGCGCGAGCGGAGCGGTGGTGGTGACCCGGTTGTTCAGCAGGCTTGTGGGAGCGCCGCCGGGGACCCTGGGTCTCGCGGCGGTCGCGGTCGGCGGCGGTCTCGGCATCGCCGCCCTGTTCGAGGTGGTGTGA
- a CDS encoding energy-coupling factor ABC transporter ATP-binding protein, with the protein MIRLEDVHVRLGQREVLRGVTASLTERRVGVVGANGSGKSTLARLVNGLVLPTSGTVTVSGLDTRRHAARIRRGVGFLFTDPDAQIVMPTVAEDVAFSLRRKGLTREEVERRVREILERYGLGEHADHPAHHLSGGQKQLLALCSVLVLEPEILVMDEPTTLLDLRHSRQVAALLRTLPQQVVVVTHDLPLLEDFDRVLVIDEGRIVADAEPAAAIGHYRKMMA; encoded by the coding sequence GTGATCCGGCTGGAGGACGTCCATGTGCGCCTGGGGCAGCGCGAGGTGCTGCGCGGTGTCACGGCCTCGCTGACCGAGCGCCGCGTGGGCGTGGTCGGGGCGAACGGCTCGGGCAAGAGCACGCTCGCCCGCCTCGTCAACGGTCTGGTCCTGCCGACCTCGGGCACGGTCACGGTGTCCGGGCTCGACACCCGCCGTCACGCGGCCCGCATCAGGCGCGGCGTGGGGTTCCTGTTCACCGACCCGGACGCCCAGATCGTGATGCCCACGGTGGCCGAGGACGTGGCCTTCTCGCTGCGCCGCAAGGGCCTGACGCGCGAGGAGGTCGAGCGCCGGGTGCGGGAGATCCTGGAGAGGTACGGCCTGGGGGAGCACGCCGACCACCCCGCGCATCACCTGTCCGGCGGCCAGAAGCAGCTGCTGGCCCTCTGCTCGGTGCTGGTGCTCGAACCGGAGATCCTGGTCATGGACGAGCCGACCACGCTGCTCGACCTGCGCCACTCCAGGCAGGTCGCCGCGCTGCTGCGGACGCTTCCGCAGCAGGTGGTCGTGGTGACCCACGATCTTCCGCTGCTGGAGGACTTCGACCGCGTGCTCGTGATCGACGAGGGGCGGATCGTCGCCGACGCCGAGCCCGCCGCCGCGATCGGTCACTACCGGAAGATGATGGCGTGA
- a CDS encoding energy-coupling factor transporter transmembrane component T family protein — MRGLTGAYVHGDSLLHRLPAGAKLAGLAVSCTALLLLRGPAALAGAAAVVVLLYVVSGVGPAAAWAQVRPVRWFAVALFGVQLVFADLPTAASSTLRVVLAIALAGLVTLTTRTGAVMAALERCLAPARLVGLDPFRLSLLLSLTLRSVPVIADLVTRVREAQRARGVERSPRAFAVPLVVGALRHADALGEALAARGLDD, encoded by the coding sequence GTGAGGGGGCTCACCGGCGCCTACGTCCACGGCGATTCGCTCCTGCACCGGCTGCCCGCCGGGGCCAAGCTCGCCGGGCTCGCCGTGTCCTGCACGGCGCTCCTGCTGCTGCGCGGGCCCGCGGCGCTCGCGGGGGCCGCGGCCGTCGTCGTGCTCCTGTACGTCGTCTCCGGGGTCGGGCCCGCCGCGGCCTGGGCGCAGGTGCGGCCCGTCCGCTGGTTCGCCGTGGCCCTGTTCGGCGTGCAGCTCGTGTTCGCCGACCTGCCCACCGCGGCGTCCTCGACGCTCCGCGTCGTGCTCGCCATCGCCCTGGCCGGGCTGGTCACGCTCACGACGCGCACCGGCGCAGTCATGGCCGCCCTGGAGCGCTGCCTCGCCCCCGCCAGGCTCGTCGGCCTCGATCCGTTCCGCCTGTCGCTGCTGCTGTCGCTCACGCTGCGGAGCGTGCCCGTGATCGCGGATCTGGTCACCCGGGTGCGGGAGGCCCAGCGCGCCAGAGGGGTCGAGCGCAGCCCACGCGCCTTCGCCGTACCGCTGGTGGTGGGCGCCCTGCGGCACGCCGACGCGCTGGGGGAGGCGCTCGCCGCGCGCGGTCTCGACGACTGA
- a CDS encoding inositol monophosphatase family protein, whose product MDLEHARRVAVEAALAAGSVLRESAPGAVAVHDKGGSGDVVTDLDVAAEKLILDRIRAEFPSHRIVAEESGVHGGDRPQGGWTWLVDPLDGTNNVAIGLPAYVVGLALCADGRPVLGVVHEPLSGRTWSAVSGAGARGPAGPLTGPPRRDLRHGPVLAWTQGHGVSRLDPAARSLKMTMDARARRVLQLWAPLLCWAMLARGDIDGMIGYRAEGLDLPAGALIAREAGLEIVGLDGGPFEASAEGPAEDRSFVAAPPGLVGDLLDLVAEARRLAPALPPL is encoded by the coding sequence GTGGACCTCGAACACGCCAGGCGGGTAGCCGTCGAGGCCGCCCTGGCCGCCGGATCCGTGCTGCGCGAGAGCGCGCCGGGGGCGGTCGCCGTCCACGACAAGGGCGGGTCGGGCGACGTCGTGACCGACCTCGACGTCGCCGCCGAGAAGCTGATCCTCGACCGCATCCGGGCGGAGTTCCCCTCCCATCGGATCGTGGCCGAGGAGTCGGGCGTCCACGGCGGTGATCGCCCGCAGGGCGGATGGACCTGGCTGGTCGATCCGCTCGACGGCACGAACAACGTGGCGATCGGCCTTCCCGCGTACGTCGTGGGCCTGGCGTTGTGCGCGGACGGCCGCCCGGTGCTCGGGGTGGTCCACGAGCCGCTCTCCGGCCGCACCTGGTCGGCGGTCAGCGGCGCGGGGGCCCGTGGGCCGGCGGGGCCGCTGACCGGGCCGCCGCGGCGCGACCTCCGGCACGGGCCGGTGCTCGCCTGGACGCAGGGCCACGGGGTCTCCCGGCTGGATCCGGCGGCGCGGTCGCTGAAGATGACGATGGACGCCCGCGCCCGGCGGGTGCTCCAGCTCTGGGCGCCGCTGCTGTGCTGGGCCATGCTCGCGCGGGGCGACATCGACGGCATGATCGGCTACCGCGCGGAAGGACTCGACCTGCCCGCCGGGGCCCTGATCGCGCGGGAGGCCGGTCTGGAGATCGTGGGGCTCGACGGCGGACCTTTCGAGGCGTCCGCGGAGGGCCCGGCCGAGGACCGCAGCTTCGTGGCCGCGCCGCCCGGCCTCGTCGGAGACCTGCTCGACCTGGTCGCCGAGGCCCGCCGCCTGGCCCCCGCCCTGCCGCCGCTCTGA